A DNA window from Malus domestica chromosome 12, GDT2T_hap1 contains the following coding sequences:
- the LOC103430490 gene encoding uncharacterized protein, translating to MAKKKVTLQPNDTKEETHHSKTHHITHKAAAAAMDEPSEKLENLKSLNSLLLKETKDRRQQVESLVQAKAGLESELSRFRVESESLVSELSEKSEENVGLELEKSVYGVFVLAQMGQMMRERVEIERAMSERDGEIVELKREVEELAGGLEIEKGKLSRVCWERDCVKRDFGGLSEEANGLKLKVVEMEKKERVFGEEFEKLQVHCNGLVQDKAGKEREVEIAMREKELAEMKRDESERVIDDLKREIKRVVMEKNEIEKEKSGHEARIFQLENEAGQLSKIELGLRKENAVLHVKVLELEKIVEEAMGKGEVLEREIKVLGEEKREKEQSFEKLTEEVKSQKELLDMVTEELKKKEERIKEIELKKNEIKEAKVKQEKEIAELTSQVKEERDFVSTLRNSCNEQKEKNAQLVSEVSRYKDALDRVTEEKAEALKNLDGEKKKVEDLMLTISGREKTIKEIEKELEKLRSVQENVAEKNKAMESRLETLVKEKDVLQKNLVEAQRKIRDWEAKFESEGTKMELALTLLKNTAARVSLKSEGKEEVATNDLKVGEEIKPYAAELDAIQTAFRNKEKMVGDLQKQLESMQKSSEAQKKKSFWTLISSATTLIAAASFAYVSKAR from the coding sequence ATGGCCAAAAAGAAAGTGACCCTCCAACCCAATGACACCAAAGAAGAAACCCATCACTCCAAAACCCACCACATTACCCACAaagccgccgccgccgccatgGACGAGCCGTCCGAGAAGCTCGAGAACCTCAAGTCGCTGAACTCTCTGCTGCTCAAGGAGACCAAGGACCGCCGGCAGCAGGTGGAGTCGCTGGTGCAGGCCAAGGCGGGTTTGGAGTCCGAGCTTAGTCGGTTCCGAGTGGAGAGTGAGTCGCTTGTGAGCGAGTTGAGTGAGAAGAGCGAGGAAAATGTTGGGTTGGAGTTGGAGAAGAGTGTTTATGGTGTTTTTGTTCTGGCCCAGATGGGGCaaatgatgagagagagagttgagatTGAGAGGGCGATGAGTGAGAGAGATGGTGAGATTGTGGAGTTGAAGAGGGAAGTGGAGGAGCTTGCGGGTGGACTCGAAATCGAGAAGGGGAAGCTGAGCAGAGTGTGCTGGGAGAGGGATTGTGTGAAGAGGGATTTCGGTGGCCTCTCGGAGGAGGCGAATGGGTTGAAGTTGAAAGTGGTGGAAATGGAAAAGAAGGAGAGGGTTTTCGGGGAGGAATTCGAGAAGCTGCAAGTGCATTGCAATGGGTTGGTACAGGACAAGGCTGGGAAGGAGAGGGAGGTTGAGATTGCAATGAGAGAGAAGGAGTTGGCTGAGATGAAGCGCGATGAGTCGGAGAGAGTGATCGATGATTTGAAGAGGGAGATTAAAAgggttgtgatggaaaagaatgaGATTGAGAAGGAAAAGAGCGGGCATGAAGCGAGGATTTTTCAATTGGAGAATGAAGCGGGGCAGTTGAGTAAGATCGAATTGGGTTTGAGGAAGGAGAATGCAGTGTTGCATGTGAAGGTTTTGGAGTTGGAGAAGATTGTTGAGGAGGCTATGGGGAAGGGAGAGGTGTTGGAGAGGGAGATTAAGGTTTTGGGGGaagagaagagggagaaagagcAGAGTTTCGAGAAGTTGACTGAGGAAGTGAAATCACAGAAGGAACTTTTGGATATGGTTACTGAGGAActgaagaaaaaggaggaaagAATCAAGGAAATCGAGCTAAAGAAGAATGAGATCAAGGAGGCAAAAGTGAAGCAAGAGAAGGAAATTGCTGAGTTGACAAGTCAAGTGAAAGAAGAAAGGGATTTTGTTTCTACATTGCGAAATTCATGCAACGAGCAGAAGGAGAAGAATGCGCAGTTGGTTTCTGAAGTTAGTCGATATAAAGATGCTCTTGATCGTGTTACGGAGGAGAAGGCAGAGGCTCTGAAGAATTTGGAtggggagaagaagaaagtggaAGACTTAATGCTGACCATTTCGGGGAGGGAGAAGACAATCAAAGAAATCGAGAAAGAGTTGGAGAAACTGAGGAGTGTGCAAGAGAACGTTGCTGAGAAAAATAAGGCCATGGAGAGCCGATTGGAAACATTGGTGAAGGAAAAAGATGTGCTGCAGAAGAACCTTGTTGAGGCTCAGAGGAAAATTCGTGATTGGGAGGCTAAATTTGAGTCAGAAGGAACCAAAATGGAGCTTGCTTTGACTCTGCTGAAGAACACTGCAGCACGTGTATCCTTGAAGTCCGAAGGCAAGGAAGAAGTGGCTACCAATGATCTCAAGGTTGGCGAAGAAATTAAGCCATATGCTGCGGAGTTGGATGCCATACAGACTGCTTTCAGAAACAAGGAGAAGATGGTTGGAGACTTGCAGAAACAACTCGAGTCTATGCAGAAGTCATCCGAGGcacagaagaagaagagtttCTGGACCTTGATCTCATCAGCGACAACCCTTATTGCTGCAGCATCTTTTGCATATGTTTCCAAAGCGCGCTGA